Proteins encoded together in one Marmota flaviventris isolate mMarFla1 chromosome Y, mMarFla1.hap1, whole genome shotgun sequence window:
- the LOC139703536 gene encoding uncharacterized protein CXorf51A-like — protein MAKATKKSQKPNADMAQSTSSMKERKNMKTSYHHSRCGRGSKILKSTNKGKKTLQNNSSKRDSEKPSTSLKKSKKTKGTILFGHYHRLNEKLNREPEMENTPETSSISSDDLDSK, from the exons ATGGCTAAGGCaaccaagaaatcacagaagcctAATGCAGATATGGCCCAGTCAACATCatcgatgaaagaaagaaagaatatgaagactTCCTATCATCACTCCAGATGCGGAAGAGGCAGCAAG ATACTAAAGTCCACCAATAAGGgtaaaaaaacacttcaaaataattcaagcaaaagagactcagaaaagccttccacatctctgaaaaaatctaagaaaactaaaggaaCAATACTCTTTGGTCATTATCATCggctaaatgaaaaactgaatagagagccagaaatggaaaatacccCAGAAACCTCCAGCATTTCAAGTGATGATCTGGACAGCAAGTAA